One Fontisphaera persica DNA window includes the following coding sequences:
- a CDS encoding APC family permease, which yields MSNKRQLGLVTATALVVANMIGTGVFTTSGYTLGDLKSPWLVLAAWAVGGGIAAMGALCYAALARRIPESGGEYLFLSRTLHPAAGYVAGWISLLVGFSAPLAAVAYGFGEYIKTWYPHWDAQTVGGILIILFAALHAADVKHGAWVQNATVILKVLLILGFIGWGFSQLPPAQPSAPAKFPLGLFAVSLVWISFAYSGWNAVIYIGGEIKDGERTLPRAMLMGTALVTVLYLLLNAVFVFSAPLEKLQYQVAIGRVAAYALGGDLWANLITALVSLALISSVSSLLMVGPRVYAKMAEDGWLPRVLAAPSGPPRRAIGLQAALALFMLWQTEFQNLMNYIGFTLLLSTTATVLGLIRLRLQQGPSVRVVGWPWLPFSYLVVVYAMALFNVQLRPTQSLYGLATIFLGVAAWWLTAWYRQRRPVT from the coding sequence ATGAGCAACAAACGGCAACTGGGGCTGGTCACGGCCACCGCGCTGGTGGTGGCCAACATGATTGGCACGGGCGTCTTTACCACCAGCGGTTATACGTTGGGCGACTTGAAATCGCCCTGGCTGGTCCTGGCCGCCTGGGCCGTGGGCGGGGGCATCGCGGCCATGGGCGCGCTGTGTTATGCCGCTCTGGCGCGGCGCATTCCGGAATCCGGCGGCGAGTATCTGTTCCTCTCACGCACGCTGCATCCGGCGGCGGGTTATGTGGCGGGATGGATTTCCCTGCTGGTGGGTTTCTCCGCGCCGCTGGCCGCCGTGGCCTATGGTTTTGGGGAATACATCAAAACCTGGTATCCGCACTGGGACGCCCAGACGGTGGGCGGCATCCTGATTATCTTGTTTGCGGCGTTGCACGCGGCGGACGTGAAGCATGGCGCGTGGGTCCAAAACGCCACCGTCATCCTCAAAGTCCTCCTGATTCTCGGCTTCATCGGCTGGGGTTTTTCGCAACTGCCGCCGGCGCAGCCCTCCGCGCCGGCCAAGTTTCCGCTGGGCCTCTTTGCCGTGTCGCTGGTGTGGATTTCGTTTGCGTACTCGGGCTGGAATGCGGTGATTTACATTGGCGGCGAAATCAAGGATGGCGAACGCACGCTGCCACGAGCCATGTTGATGGGCACCGCCCTGGTGACGGTGCTGTACCTCCTGCTCAACGCCGTGTTTGTCTTTTCGGCCCCCCTTGAAAAATTGCAATACCAGGTGGCCATTGGGCGGGTGGCCGCCTACGCGCTGGGCGGCGATTTGTGGGCCAACCTCATCACGGCGCTGGTCTCCCTGGCGCTCATCAGTTCCGTCTCCTCGCTGCTCATGGTGGGGCCGCGCGTCTATGCCAAAATGGCCGAGGACGGCTGGCTGCCGCGCGTGCTGGCCGCTCCCAGCGGGCCGCCGCGGCGGGCCATTGGCCTCCAGGCCGCGCTGGCGTTGTTCATGCTCTGGCAGACGGAATTCCAAAACCTGATGAATTACATCGGCTTCACCCTCCTCTTGAGCACCACCGCCACCGTCCTTGGTCTGATTCGGCTGCGCCTTCAGCAAGGGCCGTCCGTGCGGGTGGTGGGCTGGCCCTGGCTGCCGTTTTCATACCTGGTGGTGGTGTATGCGATGGCGCTCTTCAATGTGCAGCTTCGCCCCACCCAGAGTTTATACGGCCTGGCCACCATTTTCCTGGGCGTGGCCGCCTGGTGGCTGACCGCCTGGTATCGCCAGCGCCGGCCCGTTACCTGA
- a CDS encoding class I SAM-dependent methyltransferase, whose amino-acid sequence MWLLAAGWLAAGLTAAPAPVLETNVAPGINKEYTRTNLNVERWVQNFERESREIYAQREKILATLQLKPGMRVADVGAGSGLFTVLFAHAVGPRGRVYAVDIVPAFLRHIEARAREAGLLHIRTVQATERSSQLPANSVDLVFICDTYHHFEYPQSTLASLHRALRARGQLVVIDFHRIPGQSSEWTLNHVRAGQEVFAREIEAAGFQRLPDPPQDFLKENYLMRFIKRGR is encoded by the coding sequence ATGTGGTTGCTGGCCGCCGGATGGCTGGCCGCCGGCCTGACAGCCGCACCGGCACCGGTGCTGGAAACCAACGTGGCCCCGGGCATCAACAAGGAATACACCCGCACCAACCTCAACGTGGAGCGCTGGGTGCAGAACTTCGAGCGCGAAAGCCGCGAGATTTACGCCCAACGCGAAAAAATCCTCGCCACCCTCCAGCTCAAGCCCGGGATGCGCGTGGCCGATGTGGGGGCGGGCAGCGGCCTGTTCACCGTGCTCTTTGCGCACGCCGTCGGCCCCCGAGGCCGGGTGTATGCGGTGGATATTGTCCCGGCTTTTCTGCGGCACATCGAAGCCCGCGCCCGTGAAGCCGGCTTGTTGCACATCCGCACCGTGCAGGCCACGGAGCGCTCCTCCCAACTGCCCGCCAACAGCGTGGACCTGGTGTTCATCTGTGACACCTACCATCATTTTGAATATCCGCAGTCCACGCTTGCCTCGCTGCATCGCGCCCTGCGTGCCAGGGGGCAACTGGTGGTGATTGATTTCCACCGCATTCCTGGCCAATCGTCGGAATGGACCCTCAACCATGTGCGGGCGGGGCAGGAGGTTTTTGCGCGGGAAATCGAGGCGGCCGGCTTTCAACGCTTGCCGGACCCGCCGCAGGACTTCTTGAAGGAAAATTACCTGATGCGCTTCATCAAGCGGGGGCGTTAA
- the pilM gene encoding pilus assembly protein PilM gives MKQVLSIAFGNRQTAAVLMETSAVGLTVQDFCLLEAPFSQGNHRALTAEDFAEHFRQIRHAMGGTKVRQAVVVLRSHDSLVQLTELPPMPVSTLREVLQRNSKLYLKEDYPGYVFDCQVQKSQPKEVPAPTETKDAKNPGAEAAKGAAKLKKISVLVGGAKRALVDALVRGAKAAGFKLVQVMPMPIALVQGMKTPQSGDLSTAIATFDFGLEQTLVSILSHGEVVQNRVIPLGGRNLTAGLAEAMNVTLEAAESVKVLLPNTVDSKLELLLAPLAQELKASIDFFESQSEQKVSTVYLSGGAARSPQILQILEKATHLPCRPWHLPDNINLNVGQDRTAAFKRDMPLFMAAVGAAMEALEAVPRSLNLLATQLAEEQRRQRSPTRIAFALAGMVCALMLVWSAVLGWKLVAENAELKSDPLALLQRRAAEARVLQKSLQSDRHRLQLLQQQAASRYLVAPLLDALQRSLVEDIVITRISTQRTPLVVAKGSKKEQREAVLLQIQAKDYSELGATDAFIDALASNPYFKKRLPGPESLVLKQRSSRQPDTANPGWSFALITIECLLVE, from the coding sequence GTGAAGCAAGTATTATCCATAGCCTTTGGCAACCGGCAAACTGCGGCGGTATTGATGGAAACCTCGGCCGTCGGTTTGACGGTGCAGGATTTTTGCCTCCTAGAAGCGCCTTTCAGCCAGGGGAACCACCGCGCATTGACAGCGGAAGATTTTGCGGAGCATTTCCGCCAAATCCGCCATGCCATGGGGGGCACCAAAGTGCGGCAGGCGGTGGTGGTCTTGCGCAGCCATGATTCGCTGGTGCAGCTCACCGAGCTGCCACCCATGCCGGTCTCCACGCTGCGCGAGGTCTTGCAGCGCAACTCCAAATTGTACCTGAAGGAAGATTATCCGGGGTATGTTTTTGACTGCCAGGTCCAAAAAAGTCAACCCAAGGAAGTGCCGGCCCCCACGGAAACCAAAGACGCCAAAAATCCCGGCGCCGAGGCCGCCAAGGGAGCCGCCAAGCTTAAGAAAATCTCGGTGCTGGTGGGCGGAGCGAAACGGGCGCTGGTGGACGCGCTGGTGCGCGGCGCCAAAGCGGCCGGATTCAAACTGGTGCAGGTCATGCCCATGCCCATCGCCCTGGTGCAGGGGATGAAGACCCCGCAAAGCGGGGACCTGAGCACGGCCATCGCCACTTTTGATTTTGGCCTGGAACAGACGCTGGTCAGCATTCTCAGTCATGGGGAGGTGGTGCAAAACCGCGTGATCCCCCTGGGAGGGCGCAATTTGACCGCCGGCCTGGCCGAGGCCATGAATGTGACGCTGGAGGCGGCGGAAAGCGTCAAAGTGCTGCTGCCCAACACCGTGGACAGCAAGCTGGAGCTGCTGCTGGCGCCGCTGGCGCAGGAGCTGAAAGCGTCCATTGACTTTTTTGAGTCCCAATCGGAGCAAAAAGTCAGCACGGTCTATCTCTCGGGCGGCGCGGCACGCTCGCCGCAAATCCTGCAAATCCTGGAAAAGGCCACCCATCTGCCGTGCCGGCCGTGGCATTTGCCGGACAATATCAATTTGAACGTAGGGCAGGACCGCACCGCCGCCTTCAAACGTGACATGCCGTTGTTCATGGCGGCAGTGGGGGCGGCCATGGAAGCCCTCGAGGCTGTGCCGCGCAGCTTGAATCTGCTGGCCACCCAACTGGCGGAAGAACAGCGGCGGCAGCGCAGCCCGACGCGGATCGCTTTTGCCCTTGCCGGTATGGTATGCGCGCTGATGCTGGTCTGGAGCGCAGTGCTGGGATGGAAATTGGTGGCGGAAAATGCCGAGCTGAAATCCGATCCCCTCGCCCTGCTCCAGCGGCGGGCGGCGGAGGCGCGGGTCTTGCAGAAAAGTCTGCAGTCCGATCGTCATCGTCTGCAGCTTTTGCAGCAGCAGGCGGCCTCTCGCTACCTGGTGGCCCCCCTGCTCGACGCGCTGCAACGGTCTTTGGTGGAGGACATTGTGATTACGCGCATTTCAACGCAGCGCACGCCCCTGGTGGTGGCCAAAGGCAGCAAAAAAGAACAGCGCGAAGCCGTGTTGCTCCAAATCCAGGCCAAGGATTACTCCGAATTGGGCGCCACCGATGCGTTTATTGACGCGCTGGCCTCCAATCCCTACTTCAAAAAACGCCTGCCCGGCCCGGAAAGCCTGGTGCTGAAGCAGCGCTCCAGCCGGCAGCCGGACACAGCCAATCCGGGCTGGAGCTTTGCGCTGATTACCATTGAATGTCTGCTGGTGGAATAA
- a CDS encoding exosortase/archaeosortase family protein has product MNALLSSPLGKAATAGALGLLWLTTAWRLGPLWSSRPEYAFGWAGPVLCAVLLWERWRSRPAPAPPAHSGWGWAGLFLCLGGLLWAKLLLEVAPILRPAAWALAGCMAGVLGSLAWLAGGGPWLRHLAFPLVLLLFFLPWPTRLEQWVMQHLVHFNVQWVIHTLGILGIPALARGNLLELEVGGVSVDEACSGIRSLQATLVAALFLGELGRLPAGRRLKLLGASLVVAMAANFLRTLGLAWLAARQGPAAVQSWHDPAGYGVLILNFLALLGLMHWLSTPRPVPPAVPMAGSREMPRLPGSAVWILGLSVLGSEVGMWAWFARQEKMTAPTTWRIEWPEQQPGFRRLPLGPHVQTMLGYDEGSMAAWTTAQGARIQAVWLRWKPSAWRPSMARAAMAQGHSPTVCLPAVGMELLREGPPVMIPARGQEWPCQNYLFDDRGRSVYVYVCLWRDRPDLVNYQVNKRAMLREIWRALRRGARPLRTEQRLIMASVHGARSEGEARAWLAAEWERWVKE; this is encoded by the coding sequence ATGAACGCCCTCCTGTCCAGCCCTCTGGGGAAAGCCGCCACGGCGGGCGCCTTGGGTCTGCTATGGTTGACCACCGCCTGGCGTCTTGGGCCGTTGTGGTCATCGCGGCCGGAGTACGCCTTCGGCTGGGCGGGGCCGGTGTTGTGCGCCGTGCTGCTGTGGGAGCGCTGGCGCTCGCGGCCGGCGCCCGCCCCGCCGGCGCATTCGGGTTGGGGATGGGCCGGATTGTTCCTCTGCCTGGGCGGCCTGCTCTGGGCCAAGCTTCTTCTCGAAGTGGCCCCCATCCTGCGGCCGGCCGCCTGGGCGCTGGCAGGCTGCATGGCCGGTGTGCTTGGGAGTCTGGCCTGGCTGGCAGGGGGAGGTCCATGGCTGCGGCACCTGGCCTTTCCGCTGGTGTTGCTGCTGTTTTTCCTGCCCTGGCCCACGCGGTTGGAGCAATGGGTCATGCAGCACTTGGTCCATTTTAACGTGCAATGGGTCATCCATACCCTCGGCATCTTGGGCATCCCGGCCCTGGCGCGCGGCAACCTCCTGGAGCTGGAGGTTGGCGGCGTGAGCGTGGACGAGGCCTGCAGCGGCATTCGCTCGTTGCAGGCCACGCTGGTGGCCGCGTTGTTTTTGGGAGAATTGGGCCGCCTGCCGGCCGGCCGCCGGTTGAAGTTATTGGGCGCAAGCCTGGTGGTGGCCATGGCGGCGAATTTTTTGCGCACACTGGGACTGGCCTGGCTGGCGGCACGCCAGGGTCCCGCCGCCGTTCAAAGCTGGCATGACCCGGCCGGGTATGGGGTCCTCATCCTGAACTTCCTGGCGTTGTTGGGGCTGATGCATTGGCTGAGCACGCCCCGTCCCGTGCCGCCGGCAGTGCCCATGGCCGGCAGTCGGGAAATGCCTCGCCTGCCCGGGTCTGCAGTGTGGATTTTAGGTCTGAGCGTGCTGGGCAGCGAAGTGGGCATGTGGGCGTGGTTTGCGCGTCAGGAAAAAATGACTGCGCCGACGACATGGCGCATCGAGTGGCCGGAGCAGCAGCCTGGCTTTCGCCGCCTGCCGTTAGGCCCCCACGTGCAAACCATGCTGGGTTACGACGAAGGGAGCATGGCTGCCTGGACCACGGCGCAGGGAGCGCGCATCCAAGCCGTTTGGTTGCGCTGGAAGCCCTCGGCCTGGCGTCCTTCCATGGCGCGCGCAGCCATGGCGCAAGGGCATTCCCCCACGGTCTGCCTGCCGGCGGTGGGCATGGAATTGCTGCGCGAAGGCCCGCCAGTAATGATCCCTGCTCGCGGTCAGGAGTGGCCCTGCCAAAACTATCTCTTCGATGACCGCGGCCGCTCGGTTTATGTTTATGTCTGTCTTTGGCGCGACAGGCCGGATTTGGTGAATTATCAGGTGAACAAGCGGGCGATGCTGCGGGAAATCTGGCGCGCCCTGCGCCGTGGGGCGCGGCCGCTGCGCACTGAGCAGCGGCTTATCATGGCCAGCGTGCACGGGGCGCGCTCGGAAGGAGAGGCCCGCGCCTGGCTGGCGGCGGAGTGGGAGCGGTGGGTTAAAGAATAA
- a CDS encoding Gfo/Idh/MocA family protein — MKSPMNRRRFIRQNLMLATAASALPQIITFPLRGQNAPLNKVQMACIGVGPQGRGVMSGFLAQSDVRVVMLADPYQPNLDAAVQQVNGHYKDNAVQTTPDYRAVLERKDIDAVSIATPDHWHVPVALAAAKAKKDMYLEKPMGLSIKEDQLLRRWCQKNKVIFQFGTQQRSSREFHTAVQAVRNGRIGRLKQINVWCAASRPGGSTEVVPVPPGLNYDLWLGPAPFTPYTEGKVFDTPKSHKTWWFNYDYALGFIAGWGVHPLDIAYWGMPEMMSGPVAIEGRGVIPTTGACNTAVAWEVWFTFANGVKLRYRGTKNGYHETNAMTDFSDWQQRYGKITDHGTAFEGEEGWVHVYRGGVFSQPENVVQEPLRPQETPLYRSTHHQRNLIECIRSRQPAICPIEDAVQADVLCHLSDLAVRLKRQLIWDPKKEQFVKDAEANRHLQIRSKRKPYQFA; from the coding sequence ATGAAATCCCCAATGAATCGCCGTCGTTTCATCCGGCAAAATCTGATGCTGGCCACGGCGGCCAGCGCCCTTCCGCAAATCATTACTTTTCCGCTGCGCGGCCAAAACGCCCCGCTTAACAAGGTGCAAATGGCCTGCATCGGTGTCGGCCCCCAGGGGCGGGGGGTGATGAGCGGATTCCTGGCGCAAAGCGATGTGCGCGTGGTCATGCTGGCGGACCCGTACCAGCCCAATCTCGACGCGGCCGTGCAGCAGGTCAACGGCCATTACAAAGATAACGCGGTGCAGACCACGCCGGATTACCGGGCGGTGCTGGAGCGCAAAGACATTGACGCCGTTTCGATTGCCACCCCCGACCACTGGCACGTGCCCGTGGCCCTGGCCGCCGCCAAGGCCAAAAAAGACATGTACCTGGAGAAGCCGATGGGGCTTTCCATTAAGGAAGACCAGTTGCTGCGGCGCTGGTGCCAGAAAAACAAGGTGATATTTCAATTCGGCACGCAACAGCGCTCCAGCCGCGAGTTTCACACCGCCGTGCAGGCGGTGCGCAACGGGCGCATTGGCCGGCTCAAACAAATCAATGTCTGGTGTGCCGCCAGCCGTCCCGGCGGTTCCACCGAGGTGGTGCCGGTGCCGCCAGGGCTGAACTATGATTTATGGCTGGGACCGGCGCCCTTCACGCCGTACACCGAGGGCAAAGTGTTTGACACCCCCAAATCACACAAGACCTGGTGGTTCAATTACGATTACGCCCTGGGTTTCATTGCCGGGTGGGGAGTGCATCCGCTGGACATCGCCTACTGGGGCATGCCGGAAATGATGAGCGGGCCGGTTGCCATCGAGGGCCGGGGAGTCATCCCCACCACCGGCGCCTGCAACACCGCTGTGGCATGGGAGGTTTGGTTCACGTTTGCCAACGGGGTGAAGTTGCGCTACCGCGGCACGAAAAACGGTTACCATGAGACCAACGCCATGACGGATTTCTCCGACTGGCAGCAGCGGTATGGGAAAATTACGGACCACGGCACGGCCTTTGAGGGCGAGGAGGGCTGGGTGCATGTGTATCGCGGCGGTGTGTTCAGCCAGCCGGAAAATGTGGTGCAGGAGCCGTTGCGCCCCCAGGAAACGCCGCTGTACCGCAGCACGCATCACCAGCGCAATCTCATTGAGTGCATCCGCTCGCGGCAGCCAGCCATCTGCCCCATCGAAGATGCCGTCCAGGCGGATGTGCTGTGCCACTTGAGCGACCTGGCCGTGCGCCTGAAACGCCAATTGATTTGGGACCCGAAAAAGGAGCAGTTCGTCAAGGACGCCGAGGCCAACCGCCATTTGCAAATTCGCTCGAAACGCAAGCCGTACCAGTTTGCCTGA
- a CDS encoding PEP-CTERM sorting domain-containing protein — protein MKRWITAGLALASVMVFSHSHLRAASYATSVVDYQPGALSGSLSSYTNAAAALGMPATFNPAFPPWSPEPTPITPFEAPYTADQLAGIGTGGSLTLYFADPIRNSPANPYGRDFVVYGGAALVDVNWPNGLSDGSVFGNLGGVTRISVSADGQNFYLLNPSLAPVTEAALPTDSAGQFGLPPNPSLTPAAFAGKTLPEIRALYGGSAGGVGYDLSWAIDGQGQPVALSEVNYVRLNVLEGQIKLDALAAVPEPSTWLLGLAGVGLLVWARRHQKDLRS, from the coding sequence ATGAAACGATGGATAACCGCCGGGCTGGCCTTGGCCAGCGTTATGGTCTTCTCCCACTCCCACCTCCGGGCCGCCTCCTACGCCACCAGTGTGGTGGATTACCAGCCGGGCGCCCTCAGCGGCAGCCTCTCCAGTTATACCAACGCCGCCGCCGCCCTCGGAATGCCGGCCACGTTTAACCCGGCCTTCCCGCCGTGGTCGCCGGAGCCAACGCCCATCACGCCTTTCGAGGCGCCTTACACCGCAGACCAACTGGCGGGCATCGGCACGGGTGGCTCGCTCACCCTGTATTTCGCAGACCCCATCCGCAATTCTCCCGCCAATCCTTATGGACGTGATTTCGTAGTCTATGGCGGCGCGGCTTTGGTGGATGTGAACTGGCCCAACGGCCTGTCTGACGGCTCCGTTTTCGGTAATTTGGGCGGGGTTACGCGCATTTCGGTCAGTGCGGACGGCCAGAACTTTTACCTGCTCAACCCCTCGCTGGCCCCAGTGACCGAAGCCGCCCTGCCGACCGACTCCGCCGGCCAGTTTGGGCTGCCGCCCAATCCCTCGCTGACCCCGGCGGCTTTCGCCGGTAAGACCTTGCCGGAAATCCGGGCCTTGTATGGCGGCTCGGCGGGTGGTGTGGGCTATGACTTGAGCTGGGCCATTGACGGCCAAGGGCAACCTGTCGCTCTGAGCGAAGTCAACTACGTGCGCCTGAACGTGTTGGAAGGCCAGATTAAACTCGATGCGCTGGCAGCGGTGCCGGAGCCGTCCACATGGCTACTGGGGCTGGCAGGGGTGGGACTGTTGGTGTGGGCGCGGCGCCATCAAAAAGACTTAAGGTCATGA
- a CDS encoding cysteine-rich CWC family protein, translated as MNAIVGAIDQGICPLCGRPNHCVVAAGGMIGDPCWCWGVRAAPEALARIPAALRQKVCLCRECLTRRDWKDMADLPHGSVFEEQD; from the coding sequence ATGAACGCCATCGTCGGCGCCATAGACCAGGGCATTTGTCCACTTTGCGGGCGGCCCAATCACTGCGTGGTGGCCGCCGGGGGAATGATAGGGGACCCTTGTTGGTGCTGGGGGGTGCGCGCCGCGCCGGAAGCGTTGGCGCGCATCCCTGCAGCCCTGCGCCAGAAAGTGTGTCTCTGCCGCGAGTGTCTGACACGAAGGGATTGGAAAGATATGGCCGATTTGCCTCATGGATCAGTTTTTGAAGAGCAGGACTGA
- a CDS encoding lactonase family protein — MQATLLRKICFSLAAGGILGLAGMVEAASYHVYVGAYTGPRSKGIHYFKFNAATGQLSEGALAAEVTNPTWLVVHPTRQFLYALSEVGGAQGGGITAYAVEAASGKLTRLNTQFSGGSGPCHLAVDRSGQCLLVANYGGGSVAALPIQKDGSLGAAASFIQHQGSSVNPQRQKGPHAHSVDVDPGNRFVLVCDLGLDKVLTYRLEPARASLTPAEPPHVATAPGAGPRHLAFHPNGRWVYVINELNNTVAQYEYNPENGALTALSALPTLPADFTGQNTTAEIAVHPNGKFVYGSNRGHDSIVVYAVDAATGRLTLVQHHPSGGKTPRHFALDPTGRWMLSGNQTSGNLVVLAVNPDTGRLSDTGQNVEVPAVCVQFIPAP; from the coding sequence ATGCAAGCCACATTGTTGCGCAAAATCTGTTTCTCGCTGGCGGCGGGCGGCATATTGGGGCTGGCCGGGATGGTGGAAGCGGCCAGCTATCATGTCTATGTCGGCGCCTACACCGGCCCCAGAAGCAAAGGCATTCACTACTTCAAATTTAATGCGGCCACGGGCCAGTTGAGCGAGGGCGCGCTGGCGGCCGAGGTGACCAATCCCACGTGGCTGGTGGTGCATCCCACGCGCCAGTTTCTCTATGCGCTGAGCGAAGTGGGCGGAGCCCAGGGCGGTGGCATCACGGCGTACGCGGTGGAGGCGGCAAGCGGCAAATTGACGCGCCTGAACACGCAATTCAGCGGCGGGAGCGGGCCGTGCCATCTGGCGGTGGATCGCTCGGGGCAATGCTTGCTGGTGGCCAATTACGGCGGCGGCAGCGTGGCCGCGCTGCCCATTCAAAAAGATGGCTCCCTGGGCGCGGCGGCGAGCTTTATTCAACATCAAGGCTCCAGTGTGAATCCTCAGCGGCAAAAGGGGCCCCATGCGCACTCGGTGGATGTGGACCCGGGCAACCGGTTTGTGCTGGTATGTGACCTGGGCTTGGACAAGGTGCTCACTTACCGCCTGGAGCCGGCCAGGGCATCCTTGACGCCGGCGGAGCCGCCGCATGTGGCCACAGCGCCCGGGGCGGGGCCACGGCATCTGGCGTTTCATCCGAATGGGCGCTGGGTCTATGTCATCAACGAGCTGAACAACACCGTCGCGCAGTATGAGTACAACCCGGAAAATGGCGCGCTTACGGCGCTGAGCGCCCTCCCGACGCTGCCGGCCGATTTCACCGGCCAGAACACGACGGCGGAAATTGCGGTGCATCCCAATGGCAAATTTGTTTACGGCAGCAACCGCGGGCACGATAGCATCGTGGTGTACGCCGTGGACGCCGCCACGGGGCGGCTGACGCTGGTGCAGCATCATCCCAGCGGCGGCAAAACGCCCCGGCATTTTGCACTGGACCCCACCGGACGGTGGATGCTCAGCGGGAATCAGACTTCGGGCAACCTGGTGGTCCTGGCGGTGAATCCCGACACCGGCCGGTTGAGTGACACCGGGCAGAATGTCGAGGTGCCCGCTGTGTGCGTGCAATTTATACCGGCGCCGTAG
- a CDS encoding prepilin-type N-terminal cleavage/methylation domain-containing protein codes for MSKRRAFTLVELLVVAAILAVLLALLLPALGRSKRAAQRVKCFSNLRQMGLAGQMYWDDYQGHAFRYGGMATNGGRLYWFGWLENGAEGQRAFRPEAGALYPYLLGRGVELCPALDYTLASFKLKATGAAYGYGYNLCLSAPPAAPPVNIYKLKSASETVFLADAAQINTFQPPASPENPMLEEFYYVSTNDTERTAHFRHEQAAGAVFCDGHVSAERPEPGSLDPRLPEHFVGRLRTEVLRLR; via the coding sequence ATGAGCAAGCGACGCGCATTTACGCTGGTGGAGCTGCTGGTGGTGGCGGCCATTCTGGCCGTGCTGCTGGCCCTGCTGCTGCCGGCGCTGGGACGCAGCAAACGGGCCGCGCAACGCGTGAAGTGTTTCAGCAACCTGCGCCAGATGGGGCTGGCCGGGCAGATGTATTGGGATGATTACCAGGGCCATGCCTTCCGTTATGGCGGCATGGCCACCAACGGCGGGCGGCTGTACTGGTTTGGTTGGCTGGAAAATGGCGCCGAGGGCCAGCGCGCCTTTCGTCCGGAGGCTGGGGCGTTGTACCCCTACTTGCTGGGGCGCGGAGTGGAGCTGTGCCCCGCGCTGGACTACACCTTGGCGTCCTTCAAACTCAAGGCCACCGGCGCCGCCTATGGTTATGGTTACAACCTTTGTCTTTCGGCCCCTCCCGCTGCGCCGCCGGTGAACATCTACAAACTCAAGTCCGCCTCGGAAACGGTGTTTCTGGCGGATGCCGCGCAAATCAATACCTTTCAGCCGCCCGCCTCGCCGGAGAATCCGATGCTGGAAGAGTTTTATTATGTGAGCACCAATGACACCGAGCGCACGGCACATTTCCGGCACGAACAAGCTGCCGGCGCGGTTTTTTGCGACGGCCACGTGAGCGCCGAGCGGCCCGAGCCAGGCTCGCTGGACCCGCGGTTGCCGGAGCATTTTGTCGGGCGGCTGCGGACCGAAGTGCTGCGCCTCAGGTAA
- a CDS encoding DNRLRE domain-containing protein, which translates to MRFIKLGNKGGVGHHRFLETCIALWLGFVWPSLGAVVSFSTAMGQGADAHVWSHQPTRNYGDREVITTRNIDEHPTMNFKGYFRFDLSSLSGYDWANATSVTLTFASINDNHSIAWEFYGLPDGLPGDSASGWTEMGINYNNAPGNAASTSDIGFITSPPGDENGNYLTLLGSLTGQTTGSGTVHSFSSSALLDLIKNDQNGLITIAVRRLDERGMVHLASKETDTGYAIPMLLIDAPLSVVPEPAEYALLGVAFLGGCYLWQRCRPARRVS; encoded by the coding sequence ATGAGGTTTATTAAGTTGGGGAATAAAGGTGGAGTGGGGCATCACCGTTTCCTTGAAACGTGCATCGCCTTGTGGCTCGGTTTTGTCTGGCCTTCCCTGGGGGCGGTGGTGAGCTTCAGCACGGCCATGGGGCAGGGGGCCGATGCACACGTTTGGTCGCATCAACCCACCAGAAATTATGGTGACAGGGAGGTCATTACCACCCGCAACATAGATGAACATCCCACCATGAATTTTAAGGGGTACTTCCGTTTCGATTTATCCTCCCTTTCCGGCTACGACTGGGCCAATGCCACCTCGGTGACGCTTACCTTCGCCTCGATTAACGACAACCACAGCATTGCCTGGGAGTTTTATGGTTTGCCGGACGGGTTGCCCGGCGACAGCGCCAGCGGATGGACGGAAATGGGCATTAACTACAACAATGCCCCTGGCAATGCGGCCAGCACTTCGGATATTGGATTCATTACCTCCCCGCCGGGTGATGAAAATGGGAATTACCTCACCTTGCTAGGCTCGCTGACCGGCCAGACCACCGGCAGTGGCACCGTTCACAGTTTCAGCAGCAGTGCCCTGTTGGACTTGATTAAAAATGATCAAAATGGGCTGATCACCATCGCGGTGCGCCGCTTGGATGAACGCGGGATGGTGCATCTGGCTTCCAAGGAAACGGATACCGGTTATGCGATTCCCATGCTCTTGATTGACGCCCCGCTGTCGGTCGTGCCCGAGCCAGCGGAATATGCGCTCCTGGGGGTGGCATTCCTTGGTGGCTGCTATCTCTGGCAGCGCTGCCGCCCGGCCCGGCGGGTGTCATAG